The sequence below is a genomic window from Sceloporus undulatus isolate JIND9_A2432 ecotype Alabama chromosome 5, SceUnd_v1.1, whole genome shotgun sequence.
AGGAGAGTTCTGCTGGATAAAAGCAAAAGTCTGCCTGTGCCAATATTCTCTTTCTACCATTGACTAATCAGATTCCTCTTGGAGAGATAGGACAACATTGGCTCTGCATGTGTATTGATGTGCCCTGATGGAATCAGGGCTTCCCTTCATGCATAGGTACTCCACATTCATTCATCACTTCACATGGAAAGTCTTTTCCTCTGCTGTCTAAAGAGGTGGGTGGCTGGAAAGTGCCAAATATGGCACAGGATAAAGCAGACTGTGCCCACAGGATGTGTCAGCAGCAAGAGGAAGCCCAGCTCATATGGCCCTGCAGTTCCCCTCCTCATCTGATCACGTGAGCTaaggctgctgttgttgctgacaCATTCTGTGGCCACACTCCCACATTTAGCCTTGTTCTTAAAACTGAGTAAAACTTATCTTCATTAagaaagatgataataataataataataataatttgttttatttatataccgctattccaaagatcatagcggtgaacagcaagtatgctaattagcaagtaagctaatttgcccccaacagtctgggtactcattttagcgacctcggaaggatgcaagcctgagtcgagcttgggcccttttgctggtcttgaactcgcaaccttgtggttttgagggaatggctgcagtacaggcatttaaccactgtgccaccagggttaaATGTTGATTTGGTCATATTTTAGGTAtgtatggcctgatacagatgggcactttgtggcgtagcggcgatactagggttagggactgtgcaccaaccgcacagtccttAACCTTAGTACAGAATGGTGGCATACTAATGCAGCATCCCGTGtctatgggcaccaccattgtgatgtagGCGCTGCGCAGCATCTGCACGGTGCTGCGTGtcgcttacatcacgagtgcactgtaaaaagaacctggaaatactgggttctttttactccagagggaagctgcacagtttggcggctgcagcttccctccagaagGAAATAGGCCGCTGGCTGGcctcccctttggggcggtctgtaccacacctatgcCTACAGTTGAGGTTGGTATTATAATCAATACCTGAGGTTCTCAAATAACACTGAGTTCTCTTTCAAGACTCTCATGAATTGCCCTTCACTGCATCCTGTAACGTGCTACCATACCCATCCAAAATCTGCTTGGGCCTCCTCCTTCACCATGCTTACTACACCTTGCCAGGGAACCAGACACCCTGTTTTAACAGGTTCTGGTTTACAATACTGGAACAAATCTATGTTGACTTTGGGCTTTACTTGAAAATTGACTTTAACCTACAGCCAAGGTGCTATGATGCGTTGTTGGCATAAGCTAGCAGTTCTTTAAAGTGATTTGCACTTAGTGCAAGCAGTTAtgttctttccatttctgtttaAGATGTGCAGGAATGGAAAGAGAGATTTCTGAATGAGTAGAAAGAACATTTGGCTCCTGTCTACAAATCAATTAAGAAAGATTGttctcactgagttcaatgaCTCTAAGATGGCTTAAGCagagaaaaaaagttttaatgCACTGAACACTAAAACCAGGGTAGCCATGAgagaaatttaataataaatagcaacaacATAAAGAACAAGGAATGTGTAGAGTACAATTTGTTAGATTAAATTTGGATCCTATTTGGAGAATGGACTTTTGAGAAACAAGCAATATTGTGATTTATTCCTACAGAAACCTACACTACAGTATTTCTTATTAATGTAAGCCATGTCTCTATAATCcatcctgttgttgttatgtgacttcatgTCAGTGTGGACTTAGACAACCCTACCATatacttttcttggcaagattcattcagaagagatttgattttgccttctcaggctgagagagtatgacttgcccaaggtcacccaatggatttccatgactgagtaggaaTTTGAGCCATGATCTTCCAGACTCCATGAAGTATACAAATGTGCCAGTTCTTTcttggtgtgtgtgcatgcgtgcattaAAAAAGGCCTACGTCTCAGAGCAGGCAGCGGGAAATATTTACCATATGAGCAGCCCATTCACTTTCAGTTGCTCCCTCCCCAATGCTGATCTTCAGTTGGTGTGGCATTGGTGCAGATCTGATCATACAATCCAGGTAATATATGTAGTTGTAGCATATGTACCAGCAGCAGGTAGAGTCCTGATGATATAGAAATActaagtttggaaaagttacttttggatacAAGTCCCAGAATACCCAAGCTAGCATGGCTGACTGGTGACTGGatattctaggagttgtagttcaaaagtagtgtttccaaactgcagaaaaatTGATACTAGTGTCACCTTCGTAAAATGAGCAAAATGGTAATAAATAGACTTTGCTTGTTGTGTTTAGGCCTGTGGGCACTATTTGTCTCCTAGAAGGATCAGGTTGCAGCATCAGATTAGACTTTGTAGCGAGAGGCAGGCAGAAACTGCAGCTGAAAAAAGAAGGGAGAACGGCTGTGAAACAGCATAAGGACCAATTGGCTTGTTTCAAGAACGAAAGCTtagtaaagaaatggaaaatactttCCTGTGAGGAGAAACAGTTTAATTGTGAAAGACACTATGTACTTGGAAAAGTTGTAACTTCTTGTTAGAGTCTTGACTAGTGGTGTATGTGGGGAGGATCCTCTCTTACTGTGTTTCTTGAATTTaacttgagcatacacaattCACATTGTTTGATGCATATATGGTCTCTGTTTGCTGCAGGATGGAACATGAGGCTTCCCAGCTAGAAAAGCAGCATGTACATAGTGTCTATGAAAGCACAGCCACCTATTTCAGTGACCTGCAGGGCAAAGCATGGCCTCGTGTTCGACAGTTTCTGCTGGAGCAAAAGCCTGGAAGCCTCATTGCAGATATAGgtaagttgtttttgttgttgtttttatgtagcACAGTCAAAGGCTCATTATGGCTGTGGACCCTTAATAACATAGGTTTTTGTTTCCACTGTGTCATGAATTTCTATCCATTAAGTCATAATTTTTTACACATTTTACATATATTGTTAGCAGTCAGTCTTCCAAATGCTGGTAGGAAGTTATCACAGACACCTTTGGGTAATTCTCAATTTCTCAGTTTTACAGATTCCAAAGAGAGAGTCTAGTGTCACTTACTGCCCTGTGTTCCAAGAAGCCTTGCTAATCTGATCCAAATGCTCTTTCCAACATGAAATAGACCTCTAGCCCAGAGGCTTCTGAGACAGTTTCTAGGCCTTAAAGATCTGAATCTAAGGTGATCTCTGGCTTCTCGGTAAGAGTGTGCTTACAGGAGGCAGTGGAACATGGGGTCCCTCTAACTGTACTTTTATGCAGTTTCTATtgagaaatggcaaaatgatTCAGTATCATGGGTCAGTGATGTTCGCTTTGCCCACAATAGTCCACAATGGTTGTGGGCCATTGACAGATCATACCCcgttgatgtttttttttttaattttcaagggTTAAATCATTACTATTTTCTAGATGGAATAACAGAATGAATTATTTAAATGGCATTATTGCTCAGCTgtagaaaactttaaaaattactaTCATATTTGATACATaatgagattatttatttattgtattatttattggattaatatcctatctttctcccaaaatgggatactACTAACTCAATATATATGCAGTGTATAAGAGCAGTAAATATTTGCACTGTTTACTAAAAGTTACATGAATAGTATATAATTAGTACTAGACCTTGTCAGTCTTTTGAGCCTGATTATACCAACCACAGTGTGAAGCCTGTTTAATGGTGGCTAAACTCACAGCCAAGCTAAAATGAGCAGTGCTTACTGAGTCACAGCAGGTAAGGAACTGAACCCATCTGTTTGTGGAGATGGGCATTAGATGCTCTAAAGGCATATGTGCCAAACTGATTGAAGAATACAATTTAGtggttattttatattgttattctgTAATTATCTTTATTGTGTTCTatgttgaaaaatgtttttcaaaatgcAGTGGCAACATATTTATGTTTATTCTAAGAACACATTCAAACCCATAATCGTACTTTGCTATGATGTTGGTACACTTCAACAGCacagatgtatgtatgtatttttattttgttatgttttattttcctaCTAGTATAACAAAGTTTGATGTATGTACATTTTACTTTTTGAAGGTTGCGGTACTGGAAAGTATCTTGGCGTCAACAGCCAGGTGTATAACCTGGGATGTGATTATTGTAGCCCTTTGGTTGAGATTGCAAGAAGTAAAGGTTGTGAAGTGATGGTCTGTGATAACCTTAATCTTCCATTTCGGGGTCAGTGCTTCAATGCAATCATATCTGTGGGAGGTAAGAGAGTTTGATTGTTTGAATGTCTGAAAAATACCAAGTCAAAGTGATGGTATAGTCTGTTAATATGTGTGTGCCACTAGAAGAAGTTCTCTGGGGCCTCAGGTAGATATCTTTTATATCACCTGCTACCTGAAGGTGCAAAGTCAGCAAAATAAAAAATTCTTGTTGATATATGAAGATTTTTCCCTTGGTGCAATCAGTAACAAGCTGAGCAAATTGTCTGCCCTCCTTTCCACATTGTATGAGCTTGAAACACAGAATGCTGctggccctgcagatgttttgaattATAAGTCCTACattctggcgggatacagactgcccaaaagggcggtctgccaacGGCctagtttgctgcatgagggagccacagtggacaaaccgcacaactccctcgcgcagcaaaaagaagccgctttttttCCTGTGCcgttgtgacaccgcaaggcgccaatggtgcacttgtggcatcataaaggcaccattggcgccttgcggtgtcacaacgGCGCAGGAaaaaaaagcggcttctttttgctgcgcgagggagacatgtggacgctaggtgtctgtcacgtcaaaatggcggcacccatatgtacagggcgccgccattttgacaccctcgtcacatgtgaggggcgagGGGTGTTTGAAAGCTccaccccttgcacgtgacagGGGCGCCTCATAGCGCCTGTTTAAATAGGGCCTCTGTTACTGTTGTCTGTActggctgatgggagctggagacTCAAATATCAGTTATGTGAAAGGTCTGCTAACCTGGTTTAACAGTAGGAAAAATTAGGTTTTTGATAGCATCTTACTTTTTTATCTACCTggataggcaggcaggcacatATTACATTCCATTATTTTTGTACTGAATTAATATATGTTCTTTtctgagaaagggggaaaaaacccaccaGGATTTCACTATTCAAAAacttctgaattttaaaaactttggaTTGATCACACTAAATAACCAGTTATAGGTTGGAGCCCTACAGAGTTACAGTCAATTTAGAAAGTCAGAAATTGTGTTCTATCCATTTTAGTAAATGTATAAAAGATTAGGCAAAAATGGTGGTAATGGTTATACTGCATTTGCTTTTGTGGGTCAGCTGTGGTCCCAAATGCTATTCTCATTGTTAAAGAGTGGGTTCTGTCTATTCCAGGACTCACGAAAGAAAGAACTCCAAACAGAGGAAGGCTTGCCAGTTCCTTAAATATTTACTCCCCAATTGCAGGTGTTATCTATATGAGCATGTGCTCACCCAACCATATCCCAGGACCTTATTTCAAATTACAGTAAGCACACTGACAAAGAGAGAACTGCATTTCCTCACCAATAACCTACTGTGTTATGTCTGATTGGATGTGAGGGTGGGAATATGATGAAAAATCTTTGTGGGAAGGCACTGGAATCTTGTGTAGCAATGCATGCTTGTTTTGGTATGAACTCATAAATCTGCAAAGCTCTAAGTAAACAAATTTTAGCTGTAATGGAAAGCTAAGACTACAGTTGTAATGGCTGCTGAAATCTCAGAAAGCAAATACTAAGTAACCAAATCAAATATTCCAGATGTCAGGCAGCATAGTGACCTACATAGCTTTTTGGCTCTCCTAAGACTATCAAAACAAGATAAAACTATACAAAATGGTAAAATTGCAAATgaattattcaaaaataatagaaATTATTCAGATTTGCTATATGAACACAGTTTGCAGAACTGATCTTTTGTTGGTGCAGAATTTTAATATCTTCATTGCAGACATCCACATATCTCTGAACACAGAACATCTTTTTGTTACTTTTGCAGTGATTCACCATTTCTCCACGAAACAAAGACGAATcaaagcaataaaagaaatggTAAGGGTGCTGGTACCTGGAGGCCAGATGATGATTTACGTTTGGGCGATGGAGCAAAAGAATCGGCACTTTGAGAAACAAGATGTGTTTGTTCCGTGGAACAAAGCCTTGTGCTCCCGGCTGCTTTCTGAATCCAATAAGACTGGGCATAAGACTGATATTGCACAGACTGGAAATTCTCAGTTCATGCACTCACACCAACTAATGGGTTCTAAATACAGCTACCCTATTACCCTTGAACAGAAACACCACCAAAGGACTGATGGTTGCTTAGCTGAAACTTGCTGTGTGAAAATTTCTGATGAGGTAGAAAACCGATTTTACAGTGCCCTTGGGAGATCTTTCcgttcctggttttcatctagATCCCTAGATGAGTCAGCCttgagaaaacaaaatgaaaacatggaGTCTTTGAAGAATACTGTTGGCTGGACAAACAGCACTGTATCGGTTCAGCCCTCAAGACACTGCAGCTTAGATTTAGGTTGCCGTGGCTCCTTGCTGAAAGAGCCTACTGACTATGATGAAGTGTTCGTGAAGcacatggcttgcaaaaaaatggaatggCTGAGGGCCTCGAGGTCACTGAGAGATTTCAATGGTGAGCCTTCTGCGTTAGTCCAAACCCAGAGTGGTGAAGCCTCATTTCTACATGATCCCATTGAAAACATTAATAATGGCTATATCCATCAAGGCAATACTcattcctttccaggcaaacacaTCAAAAGGACTTCTTCTTCTGGCTCCAGTGAGTCTATTGTAAATGCTGCTGTGGCTGTGGGAAGCTTTGGAGAGGATGCAAAAGCCTTTATGCGCTATTATCATGTATTTCGGGAAGGGGAATTGTTCTCTTTGCTTGAAGAAAATGTGCCGGAGGTTCACGTATTAAGTTCAAGCTATGATCATGGGAACTGGTGCATTATTGTGAAGAAGACCAATGAGCAACTATAGAACTAAACTGAAGAATGCAGGTTTCACATGCTGCTTCCTGTAGAATTTTAGAGACCTTTCTGCTTGTGCCTGTCACCATTCTGTTTGCATTGGTACAACGCATGCATAAAGGATGTCACAGGGGAGGGAAGTGTACTTGACATATTGAGGAAATGCAGGCTTGTTACAAATAATATTTGTCataattttatattgcttgtAGAAGatctgttttgtgttttaaaaactttttttagatAAATGAAACTTCTTATAATGTAAGGAAGTAGACTTTCCCCCCATACCCTGCACAAATTATTCCACTGTAAATATCAGCCATGAGCAGAAATTGGCCatgttacttttttgggctacaacttaACAATTGTAGACTGGTGACCATCCCCTAAGTCAGCAGTGGCCATTTTGGCAGTGGAATTcagggaaatgtagtccaaaaataactttgctGAATTCCAGCCTTCAGCATAGATACATTTTGTTGAACCTTTTTATTCAGCAGATTGTATACTGTAATGTAAGCCTTTACTTTttagaaaatcttttaaaaaaaacaaaaaaaccctttgcTATCCAAATAGGCTCCAACTATCTAGGAAATGTTTGTACAGCAAAAGCCTCTGGAAAATAAGGTTTGACATTTAGCTTCTTATGGAGGTAATGGTGGGAAATAGGAGGTcaggaaagaacaggattttgaATGAAGCAACAGTAGCATTCTGTGTTAAAACTGGAGTGCAGAAAAGTTCCTGCTTTAGACTATATCTCACAGAATCTCCCAGCTTGGCTGTGCTacactggctgagggattctcgGAGTTATGGGGCAGGGAAGGAACATTTTGCTAGCTCTGGAACAATGTCAAAAAATGGTCATTGTACAAGAAGTCTGTATCCTTTGCTGCAGGAAGATTTCACTCTTTCTTAATGGGATACAGTTTTTCGTAGGACTGTGATGTAAGGCTTAGTGATGGTGGCTGAAATGATCCAAAGCTGCAGTCCCTGCATAATTCCTTATGAGTAAGTTTGGTTGAATTCAGTGTGATGTTTCTGGTGAAACTTACATAGGACAGAGTtctgcagtttaaaaaaacatggttGTTTAAATCAAGCCTCAAACTGTTATCCATTTGTCCAGATTGGATTTAATTCCAAACTTTATGTTACGTATTGTGAGAATGAGTCTTGAGTTCATTAGCTTCTCCCTGCCCTCTTGTACTGTAATTGCATGGCCACAAGGAAGACATCAGGAGCTCTCCCCACCCAGTTGTATCTATTTACTATATGCATAAAATTATATTagaatgcagttttaatgtatagtCAGCCTTCTGTGTTCATGAATTCTTTAACTATGGActcaattatatatttatatattacagattctaaaaagcaaaatttgatttcaccattttatataagggacaccattttaatatgtcattgtatttaataggacttgagcatccatggattttggtattcacatgtgtcctggaaccaaactccagcaaataacaaggacccactataaTTAAGTTAATAAATTTACAGCTCCCTTATTATTTCAAAACCTGGATAGGTTTTGCTCATTCTTAACCCTGGCTCAGTGAAACAAGCCAGCTTTAAACTATGGTTTATGATCTCAACATGTTTTCCTAAAGAGTGGGCAACTTTGATAGATCTGGGGCCAATTTCCCCCCTGAAACCTGCTATGCACTTGGAATTTTAATTTCCCTCCCAAGACTCAAAGCAGGGGTGGTGAATGAAGGTTTATGACTTGCAAAAATGAGGGCTTGATGTATGTGGTCCATGGACCATCTCTGTACTACACCACAGTTAAAGTTAACCAGAATTGGGGATTCAAACATAACAACAAATTGGTTAACTGATAATGGAAACAAAAGTTCCCACTCTCTTTGCATCTACTTTagaacagaaaaggaagaggatgattctgagtttttttttaaaaaaaatacaaaatactaaCAATAGCTATAGTATCATACAGTACTTAAATTTGATCTTTTTCTTGAAGTGAGTCTTAGGgccaaacacacttcagaaataatccactttgacactgtttaactgccctggctcaatgctagggaattctgggaactagttctgtgagatatttagcctgctctatcagagaggtctggtgccgcCATGAACTataattcacagaattccctagcactgagctatagCACTGACAgcactaaaatggtgtcaaagtggattatttctgcagtgtgcttggCCCTAAGAGTGTTTTTGACTTTCTGGTTACAGATATAAAGAAtatgcacaatttaaaaaatcttggATGAGAATGGATATTCCGACAAGTCAAGACATTCTTTGAAAAATTGTTAACTGATGTGTGATATTTCAGCCtgcacaaatgcaaaaaaaatgtatttttgtaaaacCCATTACCTTTCATGGAAAATACATTTAATCTGAAAAGAACAACCCTTTGTGAATTTTTTAGAAAGTGATCCCAAAATCCCCCCCTATGCAAAAACTTTCATAATATTGCCCAGTggggagaaaacatttgaaacTTCATTCTTGTGTGtgagaacaaaacaaaaggttTATATCACTAGTTTTaggttagaatcctgttagtgacatgtgTGTGCATAAGTGTGCCTTTTGTGTGCATATCTCTCTTTTTGGATGGGGCATTGGGGGCTGTCTTAAAACTCCCCCCAGCAGCTGTCAAACTGTGGTTGGGGGGTTTGCAGCTGGTGTTTAtcattggggagggagaggaTGGAAGGAGGCAGATCAGAGGTGGTGAATGTGGCTGGTGTGGATTGTGAGGGGAAGGGAAATGAGAATGCACCCCATCTGGGAATTCACCTTGGTTTCTTTCCCCTCAGAAATGATATCAACCACTTCTTCCAAATTTGAATTACCTCTCCTCCCCACCAACAGGAAGCAGCAGAATTTCTCAGGGATTGACAGCTGCCAAAGTGTGGGGAGGATATACACCTCCACAGATGGAACATTATGCTTTGCCTGCTTGTTGCAATATCTTGGTCCTTGTCATCATCACTGAGAAAAAGTTGCTGCTCCTGTTCCTGTGCATTTAAAAATCTGCAGTATTTGCTAGGTGGATCTTATGGGTGGACCTTTGTTTTTTTTGTGAGCGTAGATTTCAAGTGTTTCTGTAATGcaagattccttgtgattgggtgggctataaataaatcatttattattgttatttataagACAAGTAGCACAATGCCCAGAGGATCCTGGGATGTCCAGTAACTTCAAGTGGTAATGCCATTGAGTTACCATGTGAGAAGTACTTTCACCAATGATAACAGAAATACTGCACGGAAACAAATGTCATTATGATCAGTGATGTGATTTCCTGCTATATGTACCTGGAAGTCAAATATGGACAACAACCCTCATCCTGTGTCATTCCTGGTGAAAAAAAATTTAAACCATCAAAAGgtttattagtgttttattgagtTGTGACTTCTTGGCTATATAGGGATTTTTATCACACTCTGCAGCAAGGTCAGTCATGGGAGATGCTGATTTTGTAAGAATAATCTATACCAGTGATTCTCAAGAGTTGGCTTTTCAGAGGTTTAAGACATCAAGTCGTTAGATACCTGATCAGTAGCCATATTGCAGGGCTAGTGTCATTAGGAGAGCTGTATGGTTTTCACCCCTGACATCATACATTAGGGCTGAACTCCCAGTGAATTTGCATGTGTCCTATAACTTATCTGTTCCCTTGTCAAGTTCCTCATTAGTGAGCTTAGTAAGCTTTCCTGGTGGTGTACTTTTGGAACAACCAGTTGTGTAACAAGTAAGAATTCTGCTAGTGAAGATTTTGCTATCTGTGTTATTTGGAAGCTGAGAAAAGCTTCCAGTTGGGTTACAGCAGAATTACATGTGGTGCATCAGTTTCTGTTCTCTTGGTTCcactaaaaacacacacagcgTCTTATGAATAAACTTAACAGTGTCTGttttaagattaaaaacacaactgCTGTCTAGAGCATGTGGTTATAGACAGTCatagtaacaaacaaacaaaaggagatCTCTTGCAGTGCTGCTATGAACCCTATGGTCCTGTCTCCAAATATTAACTCTATTTATAACAGTATGGTTTGTACTTTAGCAGCCTATGCAACCGTTAAAAGACACAGGAGTCCTGTAGAAATTGCTGCTGTGAGCtgtattttcctttcttcctttctcagcATGGCCTGTTTCTGCAAAAGTTTCTCTGAGCCACGATGATCCTCAGTTTCTTGTTATCATCTTTCTTATACTTCTATACTGAAAATCATATTATTCTCTCTGCTTTTTCAGAACAGGGATCACAACATTTGTACTTTGTAGAAGACCTTCCATGCCACAATGGCATGTTAGATACTACCAACATCAGCAGTAGCAATATTTTGAATTAGGTCCAGATTTAGAGGAATGCAGCTGGGCAGATGGCCTCTTCACCCTGCCTCCCCATGGCAGCCCCTCCAGACCTTTCCTGAAGTGCTTCACAAGATTAGACTGGATCATGGgatatatttaaaaagatgtgCTCTGAAAGAAGAGGCTTGTAGGTGGTTTTCAAAGATCCCTATTCCACAGGCTACTCCTTTCAGCTGCCTTTGAACTCTTTGGGTAGCATTTTGAGGAGACAGCTGGAGGGGCATTCATAAAAGTGGGGCTAGGAGAGTTTTTTTCCACAAGCCTAGTTGTATGCAA
It includes:
- the TRMT9B gene encoding probable tRNA methyltransferase 9B isoform X4 produces the protein MEHEASQLEKQHVHSVYESTATYFSDLQGKAWPRVRQFLLEQKPGSLIADIGCGTGKYLGVNSQVYNLGCDYCSPLVEIARSKGCEVMVCDNLNLPFRGQCFNAIISVGVIHHFSTKQRRIKAIKEMVRVLVPGGQMMIYVWAMEQKNRHFEKQDVFVPWNKALCSRLLSESNKTGHKTDIAQTGNSQFMHSHQLMGSKYSYPITLEQKHHQRTDGCLAETCCVKISDEVENRFYSALGRSFRSWFSSRSLDESALRKQNENMESLKNTVGWTNSTVSVQPSRHCSLDLGCRGSLLKEPTDYDEVFVKHMACKKMEWLRASRSLRDFNGEPSALVQTQSGEASFLHDPIENINNGYIHQGNTHSFPGKHIKRTSSSGSSESIVNAAVAVGSFGEDAKAFMRYYHVFREGELFSLLEENVPEVHVLSSSYDHGNWCIIVKKTNEQL
- the TRMT9B gene encoding probable tRNA methyltransferase 9B isoform X2; the protein is MENTFLMEHEASQLEKQHVHSVYESTATYFSDLQGKAWPRVRQFLLEQKPGSLIADIGCGTGKYLGVNSQVYNLGCDYCSPLVEIARSKGCEVMVCDNLNLPFRGQCFNAIISVGVIHHFSTKQRRIKAIKEMVRVLVPGGQMMIYVWAMEQKNRHFEKQDVFVPWNKALCSRLLSESNKTGHKTDIAQTGNSQFMHSHQLMGSKYSYPITLEQKHHQRTDGCLAETCCVKISDEVENRFYSALGRSFRSWFSSRSLDESALRKQNENMESLKNTVGWTNSTVSVQPSRHCSLDLGCRGSLLKEPTDYDEVFVKHMACKKMEWLRASRSLRDFNGEPSALVQTQSGEASFLHDPIENINNGYIHQGNTHSFPGKHIKRTSSSGSSESIVNAAVAVGSFGEDAKAFMRYYHVFREGELFSLLEENVPEVHVLSSSYDHGNWCIIVKKTNEQL
- the TRMT9B gene encoding probable tRNA methyltransferase 9B isoform X1, producing MVSVCCRMEHEASQLEKQHVHSVYESTATYFSDLQGKAWPRVRQFLLEQKPGSLIADIGCGTGKYLGVNSQVYNLGCDYCSPLVEIARSKGCEVMVCDNLNLPFRGQCFNAIISVGVIHHFSTKQRRIKAIKEMVRVLVPGGQMMIYVWAMEQKNRHFEKQDVFVPWNKALCSRLLSESNKTGHKTDIAQTGNSQFMHSHQLMGSKYSYPITLEQKHHQRTDGCLAETCCVKISDEVENRFYSALGRSFRSWFSSRSLDESALRKQNENMESLKNTVGWTNSTVSVQPSRHCSLDLGCRGSLLKEPTDYDEVFVKHMACKKMEWLRASRSLRDFNGEPSALVQTQSGEASFLHDPIENINNGYIHQGNTHSFPGKHIKRTSSSGSSESIVNAAVAVGSFGEDAKAFMRYYHVFREGELFSLLEENVPEVHVLSSSYDHGNWCIIVKKTNEQL
- the TRMT9B gene encoding probable tRNA methyltransferase 9B isoform X3, encoding MVSVCCRMEHEASQLEKQHVHSVYESTATYFSDLQGKAWPRVRQFLLEQKPGSLIADIGCGTGKYLGVNSQVYNLGCDYCSPLVEIARSKGCEVMVCDNLNLPFRGQCFNAIISVGVIHHFSTKQRRIKAIKEMVRVLVPGGQMMIYVWAMEQKNRHFEKQDVFVPWNKALCSRLLSESNKTGHKTDIAQTGNSQFMHSHQLMGSKYSYPITLEQKHHQRTDGCLAETCCVKISDEVENRFYSALGRSFRSWFSSRSLDESALRKQNENMESLKNTVGWTNSTVSVQPSRHCSLDLGCRGSLLKEPTDYDEVFVKHMACKKMEWLRASRSLRDFNGEPSALVQTQSGEASFLHDPIENINNGYIHQGNTHSFPGKHIKRTSSSGSSLVLLLQLHLHY